Proteins encoded by one window of Gordonia jinghuaiqii:
- a CDS encoding ABC transporter family substrate-binding protein, protein MGVSEVNRARQERSAEGLAPGRESGSRVRRRTLGLLSCGVALLVVLTACMSDPPPPVRDTGPPPTPTEYPVEKTIYIATDSVGAGFNPHIAADQNPVTTAVAAMTLPSAFAPVQTPGGTVWELQSSFVTSAEVTSRQPFTVTYRIHTDAQWSDGLPVTGDDFSYLWQQMSRQPNVVAPAGYRLIDSVASSAGGKVVEVRFERPYPAWRELFTGLLPSHVLKGAPAGFQTGMDAGKPVSAGPFAIVGIDKTRDEVRLARNDRYWVKPPRLDQIVLRRAGSSAQMLDSVRSGDSAIVALGASPATDAELVALPGLETARSLTSRSLGVSVNARTEAMSSLDVRRAVLGLIDPRLTTFAGAGDWVVEPYANTVFAPSDPGYRPVSRPRPRPAEVDALLAAAGYRRAAPEPVGSASPVPSASEPSSSASSSPAPSAAGSSSGPSQTPVPGAVEVPELPEGLLPVQKDGQDLIVRVGAVAGDPRATSAAASIVDQLRGAGVRAQVVTMPNGELYGSALTTKRVDLVVGWNGLGVPPAASLASQVDCNQPKPGTEPSPATPPTPTSVAPGGTDAGDSYASNVSGLCDPRLIELARTALSEEDPTDTLDEAEPLLAAQAIYLPLYQDSMVVGVTPAVRDVPLTGPIQVSIFGTAVDWELS, encoded by the coding sequence ATGGGGGTATCCGAGGTGAATCGCGCGAGGCAAGAGCGTTCGGCGGAGGGCCTGGCACCGGGCCGCGAATCCGGGAGCCGGGTCCGGCGCCGGACGCTCGGGCTGCTCTCGTGCGGCGTCGCACTGCTCGTCGTCCTGACGGCGTGCATGTCCGACCCGCCGCCGCCCGTCCGCGACACCGGGCCGCCGCCCACGCCGACCGAATATCCGGTGGAGAAGACGATCTACATCGCCACCGACTCGGTGGGCGCCGGGTTCAACCCGCACATCGCGGCGGATCAGAACCCGGTGACCACCGCGGTCGCGGCGATGACGCTGCCCAGTGCGTTCGCGCCGGTGCAGACGCCCGGCGGCACGGTGTGGGAACTGCAGAGTTCCTTCGTCACCTCCGCCGAGGTGACCTCACGTCAGCCGTTCACCGTGACCTATCGGATCCACACCGACGCGCAGTGGTCCGACGGCCTGCCGGTGACGGGCGACGACTTCAGCTACCTGTGGCAGCAGATGTCACGCCAGCCCAATGTCGTGGCGCCCGCGGGTTACCGGCTCATCGACTCCGTCGCGTCCAGTGCGGGCGGGAAGGTTGTCGAGGTCAGGTTCGAACGTCCGTATCCGGCGTGGCGTGAGCTGTTCACCGGTCTGTTGCCGAGCCACGTCCTCAAGGGCGCGCCCGCTGGCTTCCAGACCGGGATGGACGCCGGTAAGCCGGTGTCGGCGGGACCCTTCGCGATCGTCGGGATCGACAAGACGCGCGACGAGGTGCGCCTGGCCCGCAACGACCGGTACTGGGTCAAGCCGCCACGGCTCGACCAGATCGTCCTGCGCCGTGCGGGCAGCTCGGCACAGATGCTCGACTCCGTCCGCTCGGGCGACTCGGCCATCGTCGCCCTCGGTGCCTCCCCGGCGACCGACGCCGAGCTGGTCGCGCTGCCGGGGTTGGAGACCGCACGCAGTCTGACGTCCCGGTCGCTCGGTGTCAGCGTGAACGCGCGCACCGAGGCGATGAGTTCACTCGATGTCCGGCGCGCGGTCCTCGGCCTGATCGATCCGCGCCTGACCACCTTCGCCGGTGCGGGTGACTGGGTCGTCGAACCGTATGCCAACACGGTGTTCGCACCGTCGGATCCCGGGTACCGCCCGGTCTCGCGACCCCGTCCGCGCCCCGCCGAGGTGGATGCTCTGCTGGCCGCCGCCGGATACCGGCGGGCCGCACCCGAGCCCGTCGGTTCGGCGTCGCCGGTGCCCTCTGCGTCAGAACCCTCGTCGTCAGCTTCGTCGTCTCCGGCGCCGTCGGCTGCCGGATCGTCGTCCGGTCCCAGCCAGACACCGGTTCCCGGTGCGGTCGAGGTCCCCGAGCTGCCCGAGGGGCTGCTGCCGGTCCAGAAGGACGGCCAGGATCTGATCGTGCGGGTGGGCGCCGTCGCCGGTGACCCGCGCGCCACCTCGGCCGCGGCGAGCATCGTCGACCAGTTGCGCGGCGCGGGGGTGCGTGCGCAGGTCGTCACCATGCCCAACGGCGAGCTGTACGGGTCCGCGCTCACCACCAAGCGGGTCGACCTCGTCGTCGGCTGGAACGGTCTGGGTGTGCCGCCCGCCGCGTCGCTGGCCTCGCAGGTCGACTGCAACCAGCCCAAGCCCGGGACCGAGCCGTCACCTGCCACGCCGCCCACGCCGACCAGCGTCGCACCCGGCGGCACCGATGCCGGTGACAGCTATGCCAGCAACGTCTCGGGGCTGTGCGATCCCCGCCTGATCGAACTCGCGCGGACCGCGCTGTCCGAGGAGGACCCGACCGACACCCTCGACGAGGCCGAGCCGCTGCTCGCCGCACAGGCGATCTACCTTCCGCTGTACCAGGATTCGATGGTCGTCGGCGTCACGCCCGCCGTGCGCGACGTGCCTCTCACCGGTCCCATCCAGGTGTCGATCTTCGGGACCGCGGTCGACTGGGAACTCTCGTGA
- the cofG gene encoding 7,8-didemethyl-8-hydroxy-5-deazariboflavin synthase CofG, giving the protein MTEPATIAAALSAARARTPIGIDDAVALLSCAGDDLAELQGIAGQIRDEGLAAAGRPRQVTYSRKVFVPLTRLCRDKCHYCTFVTVPGKLARAGEGMYLELDEVVDLARRGAELGCKEALFTLGDRPEDRWSQAGDWLRERGYASTLDYVRAAAVAVLSETGLLPHLNPGVMSLEELRHLRPVAPSMGMMLETTSRRLFTEKGQPHYGSPDKDPLVRMQVLRDAGTARVPFTTGILVGIGESLYERAESLLAIADVHARGGHIQEVIVQNFRAKPDTAMRSTPDAEMTEFLAAVAVARIVCGPHMRIQAPPNLVSPAECAALIASGVDDWGGVSPLTPDHVNPERPWPNLDALAARTAESGFVLTERITAQPRYVLAGDDWIDPALARHVSALSDPATGLAVDTRPAPRPWPAVA; this is encoded by the coding sequence ATGACCGAACCGGCCACCATCGCGGCGGCACTGTCCGCCGCCCGCGCACGCACACCGATCGGGATCGACGACGCCGTTGCGTTGTTGTCCTGTGCCGGTGACGATCTGGCCGAGTTGCAGGGCATCGCCGGGCAGATCCGCGACGAGGGACTCGCCGCGGCGGGCCGGCCGCGGCAGGTCACCTACTCGCGCAAGGTGTTCGTCCCGCTGACCCGACTGTGCCGCGACAAATGCCACTACTGCACCTTCGTCACCGTGCCGGGCAAGCTCGCCCGCGCAGGCGAGGGAATGTACCTCGAGCTCGACGAGGTCGTCGACCTCGCCCGCCGCGGGGCCGAACTCGGTTGCAAGGAAGCACTCTTCACCCTCGGGGACCGGCCCGAGGACCGTTGGTCGCAGGCCGGTGACTGGCTCCGGGAGCGCGGCTACGCCTCGACGCTGGACTATGTGCGAGCGGCGGCGGTGGCAGTGCTGTCCGAAACCGGCCTGCTGCCGCATCTGAACCCGGGCGTGATGAGTCTCGAGGAGCTCCGGCACCTGCGCCCGGTGGCGCCGTCGATGGGCATGATGCTCGAGACCACCTCGCGCCGTCTGTTCACCGAGAAAGGGCAACCGCATTACGGCAGCCCCGACAAGGACCCGCTGGTCCGCATGCAGGTGCTGCGCGATGCGGGTACCGCGCGCGTCCCGTTCACCACCGGCATCCTCGTCGGGATCGGCGAATCACTGTACGAGAGAGCCGAGTCGCTGCTCGCGATCGCCGACGTGCACGCCCGGGGCGGACACATCCAGGAGGTGATCGTGCAGAACTTCCGCGCGAAACCCGACACCGCGATGCGCTCGACCCCCGACGCGGAGATGACCGAGTTCCTCGCGGCAGTCGCCGTGGCCCGCATCGTCTGTGGACCGCACATGCGCATCCAGGCTCCGCCGAACCTGGTCTCGCCCGCGGAATGCGCCGCGCTGATCGCCTCCGGCGTCGACGACTGGGGTGGTGTGTCGCCGTTGACCCCCGACCACGTCAACCCCGAACGCCCGTGGCCCAACCTCGACGCCCTCGCCGCGCGCACCGCGGAGTCGGGTTTCGTTCTCACCGAACGGATCACGGCACAGCCGCGGTATGTGCTCGCCGGCGACGACTGGATCGACCCGGCACTGGCGCGCCACGTGTCGGCGCTCTCGGACCCGGCGACCGGGCTGGCCGTCGACACCCGCCCCGCGCCGCGCCCCTGGCCGGCCGTCGCCTGA
- the typA gene encoding translational GTPase TypA produces MSAVPTFRNVAIVAHVDHGKTTLVDAMLRQSGVFGERAEVVDRVMDSGDLEREKGITILAKNTAVHRRQPDGTEVVINVIDTPGHADFGGEVERGLSMVDGVVLLVDASEGPLPQTRFVLRKALAAELPVIVVVNKTDRPDARIQEVVDETQDLLLDLASDLSDEAAKAAELVLELPVLYASGRAGKCSTIQPANGEVPAGENLDDFFDVLLEHVPAPKGDPEAPLQAHVTNLDASAFLGRLALVRIHNGTLRKGQQVSWCREIVKEDGTAEPVVERAKITELLATIGVERAPAESASAGDIVAVAGMPEIMIGDTLADLENPQPLPRITVDEPAISVTIGTNSSPLAGRVSGHKLTARMVKQRLDSELVGNVSLRVLDIGRPDAWEVQGRGELALAILVEQMRREGFELTVGKPQVVTRQVNGKVHEPFEQLTIDVPEEYLGAVTQLLAARKGRMEQMNNHGTGWVRMEFIVPSRGLIGFRTDFLTETRGTGIANAVFDGYDAWAGEIRARHTGSLVSDRAGTVTPFAMIQLADRGTFFVNPGDDSYEGHVVGINPRHEDLDINVTREKKLTNMRQSSADVMETLAKPMQLDLEAAMEFCAADECVEVTPEVVRVRKVHLDSNTRARERSRAKSRDAAVG; encoded by the coding sequence GTGAGCGCTGTCCCCACCTTCCGCAACGTCGCGATCGTCGCACACGTGGACCATGGAAAGACCACCCTCGTCGACGCCATGCTGCGCCAGTCCGGCGTCTTCGGTGAACGTGCCGAGGTCGTCGACCGGGTGATGGACTCCGGTGACCTCGAACGTGAGAAGGGCATCACCATCCTCGCCAAGAACACCGCGGTCCACCGGCGCCAGCCGGATGGCACCGAGGTGGTCATCAACGTCATCGACACCCCCGGCCACGCCGACTTCGGCGGTGAGGTCGAGCGCGGCCTGTCGATGGTCGACGGTGTGGTGCTGCTCGTCGACGCCTCCGAGGGCCCGCTGCCGCAGACCCGCTTCGTGCTCCGCAAGGCGCTCGCCGCCGAGCTGCCGGTCATCGTGGTGGTCAACAAGACCGATCGTCCCGACGCACGCATCCAAGAGGTCGTCGACGAGACGCAGGATCTGCTCCTCGACCTGGCCTCGGACCTCAGCGACGAGGCGGCCAAGGCCGCCGAGCTGGTCCTCGAACTCCCGGTGCTCTACGCATCGGGTCGTGCGGGCAAGTGCAGCACCATCCAGCCCGCCAACGGTGAGGTCCCGGCGGGGGAGAACCTCGACGACTTCTTCGACGTCCTGCTCGAGCACGTCCCGGCGCCCAAGGGTGACCCGGAGGCCCCGCTGCAGGCGCACGTCACCAACCTCGACGCGTCGGCCTTCCTCGGCCGCCTCGCGCTCGTCCGCATCCACAACGGCACCCTCCGCAAGGGTCAGCAGGTGTCGTGGTGCCGTGAGATCGTCAAGGAGGACGGAACAGCGGAGCCGGTCGTCGAGCGCGCCAAGATCACCGAACTCCTCGCGACCATCGGCGTCGAACGCGCACCCGCGGAGTCGGCGTCGGCCGGCGACATCGTGGCCGTCGCCGGTATGCCGGAGATCATGATCGGCGACACCCTGGCCGACCTCGAGAACCCGCAGCCGCTGCCCCGGATCACCGTGGACGAGCCGGCCATCTCGGTCACCATCGGCACCAACTCCTCGCCGCTCGCCGGCCGCGTGTCCGGTCACAAGCTGACCGCCCGCATGGTCAAGCAGCGCCTGGACTCCGAACTGGTCGGCAACGTGTCGCTGCGCGTGCTCGACATCGGTCGTCCGGACGCCTGGGAGGTCCAGGGTCGTGGTGAGCTCGCGCTCGCCATCCTGGTCGAGCAGATGCGTCGCGAGGGTTTCGAGCTCACCGTCGGCAAGCCGCAGGTGGTCACCCGTCAGGTCAACGGCAAGGTGCACGAGCCCTTCGAACAGCTGACCATCGACGTGCCCGAGGAATACCTCGGTGCGGTCACCCAGCTGCTGGCCGCCCGCAAGGGCCGCATGGAGCAGATGAACAACCACGGCACCGGCTGGGTCCGGATGGAGTTCATCGTGCCCTCGCGTGGCCTGATCGGTTTCCGAACCGACTTCCTCACCGAGACCCGCGGCACCGGTATCGCCAACGCCGTCTTCGACGGCTACGACGCCTGGGCCGGCGAGATCCGCGCCCGCCACACCGGCTCACTGGTGAGCGACCGCGCCGGCACGGTGACCCCGTTCGCGATGATCCAGCTGGCCGATCGCGGCACGTTCTTCGTCAACCCGGGCGACGACAGCTACGAGGGACACGTCGTGGGCATCAACCCGCGCCATGAGGACCTCGACATCAACGTCACCCGCGAGAAGAAGCTGACGAACATGCGTCAGTCCTCGGCCGACGTGATGGAGACCCTGGCCAAGCCGATGCAGCTCGACCTCGAGGCGGCCATGGAGTTCTGTGCCGCCGACGAGTGCGTCGAGGTGACACCGGAGGTCGTGCGGGTGCGTAAGGTGCACCTGGACTCGAACACGCGTGCACGCGAGCGTTCGCGGGCCAAGTCCCGGGATGCCGCTGTCGGCTGA
- the mshB gene encoding N-acetyl-1-D-myo-inositol-2-amino-2-deoxy-alpha-D-glucopyranoside deacetylase, with amino-acid sequence MADSGSTPGRRLLLVHAHPDDETIMTGGTIARYLAEGVDVRVLTFTLGEEGEVIGDEWAQLVADGGADQLGGYRILELTRALRALSPTDGPTLTPRFLGGAGRWRDSGMAGAPSANHPRALVGAPFDDPVRALLDVLIDFAPQVVVSYDASGTYGHPDHRLVHEVTVAAVARARESGGGPVKLYESITERSALAAGLARVADVPAGWRMPGPGELPSYPDEAITTEIDIRAHYAQKVAALAAHATQVTVAASGTEYALSNNILQPISDHEHFILTEPDRHDPLEGKRESDLFAGITWAE; translated from the coding sequence ATCGCGGACTCCGGATCCACGCCGGGCCGGCGGCTGTTGCTGGTCCATGCGCATCCCGACGACGAGACGATCATGACCGGCGGCACCATCGCCCGGTACCTCGCCGAAGGCGTCGACGTGCGGGTGCTGACGTTCACACTCGGCGAGGAGGGTGAGGTCATCGGCGACGAGTGGGCGCAGCTCGTCGCGGACGGCGGAGCCGATCAGCTCGGCGGCTATCGCATCCTCGAGCTGACCCGGGCACTGCGGGCGCTGAGCCCCACCGACGGTCCGACGCTGACACCGCGCTTCCTCGGCGGCGCCGGGCGCTGGCGCGACTCCGGTATGGCCGGCGCCCCGTCGGCGAACCATCCGCGCGCGCTCGTCGGGGCGCCGTTCGACGATCCGGTCCGTGCGCTCCTCGACGTCCTGATCGACTTCGCCCCACAGGTGGTCGTCAGCTACGACGCCTCGGGCACCTACGGACACCCCGATCACCGACTCGTGCACGAGGTCACCGTCGCCGCGGTGGCACGGGCCCGGGAATCCGGCGGCGGGCCGGTGAAGCTCTACGAGTCGATCACCGAACGGAGCGCACTGGCCGCAGGCCTCGCCCGTGTGGCCGATGTGCCCGCCGGGTGGCGCATGCCCGGTCCGGGGGAGCTGCCGAGCTACCCCGACGAGGCGATCACCACCGAGATCGACATCCGCGCCCACTACGCGCAGAAGGTCGCGGCACTCGCCGCGCACGCCACCCAGGTGACCGTCGCGGCGTCGGGAACCGAATACGCGCTGTCGAACAACATCCTGCAACCCATCTCCGATCACGAACACTTCATCCTCACCGAACCCGACCGGCACGATCCGCTCGAGGGCAAGCGTGAGTCGGACCTGTTCGCCGGTATCACCTGGGCCGAGTGA
- a CDS encoding FO synthase has translation MVLRAWADDITAPTERVTAALRRVRDDPTALGPDVLDDQGWVALLGASGQELEELCALADAVRVRVTDPGSLTFVVNRNFDTGIVSRLGPDGPTLAELVTEAVELGATEVCMQGPLPAGLPADDYVRLVEEITAAAEGLHLHAYRPPEIVDGAVRSGVSVADHLRRLRAAGLGSIPGTAAQILDDTVRGYLSPTGSAPVSEWTEVIEAAHGVGLFSTATIVYGHVETPEQQVAHLKTLLGIQRRTGGFTELILMPMVASNTPPHLVGAATSTASQRETRALHAVARLMSVGLIDHLQVAWTKLDTDTVDLLLRGGADDIGGLLLDGRLMPEAGPEAGRVLDVDTLVDIAARAGRTPRQRTTRYHQPEPHRQLPIPQVRS, from the coding sequence ATGGTTCTGCGCGCGTGGGCCGACGACATCACGGCCCCGACCGAGCGCGTCACGGCAGCACTGCGCCGTGTTCGTGACGATCCGACAGCCCTCGGCCCAGATGTCCTGGACGATCAGGGCTGGGTCGCGTTGCTCGGTGCCTCCGGACAGGAGCTGGAGGAGCTCTGTGCGCTCGCCGACGCCGTGCGGGTGCGCGTCACCGATCCCGGGTCGCTGACCTTCGTCGTCAACCGCAACTTCGACACCGGCATCGTCAGTCGGCTGGGCCCGGACGGGCCGACCCTGGCCGAGTTGGTCACCGAGGCGGTCGAGCTGGGTGCCACCGAGGTGTGCATGCAGGGCCCGTTGCCCGCGGGCCTGCCCGCCGACGACTACGTGCGATTGGTCGAGGAGATCACCGCTGCGGCCGAGGGCCTGCACCTGCACGCCTACCGCCCGCCGGAGATCGTCGACGGCGCGGTCCGTTCGGGCGTCTCCGTCGCCGACCACCTTCGCCGGCTCCGCGCCGCCGGCCTCGGGTCGATTCCCGGGACCGCCGCCCAGATCCTCGACGACACCGTCCGCGGATACCTGTCGCCGACGGGGTCCGCACCGGTGAGTGAGTGGACAGAGGTGATCGAGGCCGCGCACGGCGTCGGTCTCTTCTCGACGGCCACCATCGTCTACGGGCACGTCGAGACCCCCGAGCAGCAGGTTGCGCACCTGAAGACGCTGCTCGGAATCCAGCGCCGCACGGGCGGATTCACCGAGCTGATCCTGATGCCGATGGTCGCCTCCAACACGCCGCCGCATCTGGTCGGCGCCGCGACGTCGACCGCGTCGCAGCGGGAGACCCGGGCCCTGCACGCGGTCGCCCGACTGATGTCCGTCGGGCTCATCGATCACCTGCAGGTCGCCTGGACCAAGCTGGACACCGACACCGTCGACCTCCTGCTGCGCGGCGGTGCCGACGACATCGGCGGCCTGCTGCTCGACGGCCGGCTCATGCCGGAGGCCGGACCGGAGGCGGGACGCGTCCTCGACGTCGACACCCTCGTCGACATCGCTGCCCGCGCCGGACGCACGCCGCGTCAACGCACCACCCGCTACCACCAGCCCGAACCGCACCGACAGCTGCCGATCCCGCAGGTGCGTTCGTGA
- a CDS encoding facilitated glucose transporter, whose protein sequence is MAGPSRPARSDSSRNSLVDRLLLGFLIIDGLAVGLLSVAFAYQRFGGVALPVAAVLAGVVNAVLLWLAAGFTSTPLRYGPLGAWGLVVLVAGAVPGPGGDVILTPGGDYLVQTVLLLALGVGPAVALSWTNRLPEPR, encoded by the coding sequence ATGGCAGGACCCTCCCGGCCTGCGCGCAGCGACTCCTCACGTAACAGCCTCGTTGATCGGCTGCTGCTCGGATTCCTGATCATCGACGGACTCGCGGTGGGGCTGCTCAGCGTGGCCTTCGCCTACCAGCGGTTCGGTGGTGTGGCCCTGCCGGTCGCGGCGGTGCTGGCCGGGGTGGTCAACGCCGTGCTGCTCTGGCTCGCGGCGGGTTTCACCTCGACGCCGCTGCGCTACGGGCCGCTGGGCGCCTGGGGGCTCGTCGTGCTCGTCGCGGGCGCCGTCCCGGGGCCGGGCGGCGACGTGATCCTCACCCCGGGCGGTGACTACCTGGTGCAGACCGTGTTGCTGCTCGCTCTCGGGGTGGGGCCGGCGGTCGCCCTGAGTTGGACCAACCGCCTGCCCGAACCTCGCTGA
- a CDS encoding EamA family transporter, translating into MVIGATSMYLGAAVAVGLFDEISPVAVAWLRIAGAALVLLIWVRPPRAAWRPDRLRLAGSFGLITAGMNISFYEALAHLPLGTTVALEFLGPIVVAALGSRTRRDVAALALATVGVVLIADVRWSGTPLGVTLALTAAACWAGYIVLGKRVAARGAGVEDLATGFVVAALITSPLAWWVAEAVREGASLPVVLGQGLVLGLASTAVPYALDQIVLRRVGQARFALLLALLPVTASVIGLIALGQVPRPLEAVGIAAVALAVAVRSVDRDAEGSVDRDAEGSVDRDEQEIPPG; encoded by the coding sequence ATGGTGATCGGTGCGACGTCGATGTACCTCGGCGCCGCCGTCGCCGTCGGACTGTTCGACGAGATCTCGCCGGTCGCCGTCGCCTGGCTGCGGATCGCCGGAGCGGCTCTCGTACTGCTGATCTGGGTGCGTCCGCCGCGGGCGGCATGGCGCCCGGACCGGCTGCGCCTGGCCGGGAGCTTCGGCCTGATCACCGCGGGCATGAACATCTCGTTCTACGAGGCACTCGCGCACCTCCCGCTGGGCACGACCGTCGCGTTGGAATTCCTCGGCCCGATCGTGGTGGCGGCCCTGGGTTCTCGGACACGACGAGATGTGGCTGCGTTGGCGCTGGCGACGGTCGGGGTCGTCCTCATCGCCGACGTCCGCTGGTCGGGGACTCCGTTGGGGGTGACTCTCGCGTTGACCGCCGCTGCCTGCTGGGCCGGCTACATCGTGCTCGGCAAGCGGGTCGCGGCCCGCGGCGCGGGCGTGGAGGATCTGGCGACCGGTTTCGTCGTCGCCGCACTGATCACCTCACCGCTCGCCTGGTGGGTGGCCGAGGCGGTGCGCGAGGGGGCGTCGCTGCCCGTGGTGCTCGGTCAGGGGCTGGTCCTGGGACTGGCGTCGACGGCGGTGCCCTACGCGCTCGACCAGATCGTGCTGCGGCGGGTGGGTCAGGCGCGTTTCGCGCTCCTGCTGGCGCTGCTGCCGGTGACGGCGTCGGTGATCGGGCTGATCGCGCTGGGCCAGGTTCCCCGGCCGCTCGAGGCGGTCGGCATCGCGGCGGTCGCGCTCGCCGTCGCTGTGCGGTCGGTCGACAGAGACGCGGAGGGGTCGGTCGACCGGGACGCGGAGGGGTCGGTCGACCGGGACGAACAGGAGATCCCGCCGGGCTGA
- a CDS encoding flavin-containing monooxygenase — translation MTGAAVHGQDRPYGHLTDVDVAIIGAGFAGLGMATQLARRGRESFVVLERAGAVGGTWRDNTYPGIACDIPAHLYSFSFRPPADWASRYPRGSEIRDYLEQTALDEGIDDRIQLNCELRQALWDDERACWQITAGAPGGPSGTFRARSLVMAVGRLSDARIPDVDGLGTFPGQIVHTAAWHDGVVVSGARVGVVGTGASAVQVVPHLAQVAEELVVFCRTPPYVVPREDRAYTAEERSALLDPDVAREVRNRLLTEADGAFRQRLGLHPDIDEIRARARDHLHAQVADPVLREQLTPDYEIGCKRILLSDDFYPALQRSNVVLEPSALTSVAESKATARSGHTYDLDVLVMATGFESARPPAATRIVGRAGRRLSDHWSSGMTSYASTVVSGYPNMFVLDGPNAALGHNSAIYMIETQLDYVIGALDFMADTAVRALEVSPEAEAAYTREIDERSESTVWLTGCDSWYVDPDSGRLTLLWPGTAASFRERNGTFDPSPYLAVEPSVTTDSELAEGQ, via the coding sequence GTGACCGGCGCCGCGGTGCACGGCCAAGACCGGCCGTACGGACACCTGACCGACGTGGACGTCGCGATCATCGGGGCGGGATTCGCCGGTCTGGGCATGGCCACCCAACTCGCCCGTCGCGGGCGTGAATCCTTCGTCGTCCTCGAGCGGGCCGGCGCGGTCGGCGGTACATGGCGCGACAACACCTATCCGGGCATCGCCTGCGACATCCCCGCACACCTCTACTCGTTCTCGTTCCGTCCGCCGGCGGACTGGGCGTCGCGCTACCCGCGCGGCTCCGAGATCCGTGACTACCTCGAGCAGACCGCCCTCGACGAAGGCATCGACGATCGTATCCAGCTCAACTGCGAACTGCGACAAGCGCTCTGGGACGACGAGCGCGCGTGCTGGCAGATCACCGCCGGCGCGCCGGGCGGACCGTCGGGCACATTCCGCGCCCGCTCGCTGGTGATGGCCGTGGGCCGGTTGTCCGACGCGCGAATCCCCGACGTCGACGGCCTCGGCACCTTCCCCGGCCAGATCGTCCACACCGCCGCCTGGCACGACGGTGTGGTGGTGTCCGGCGCACGGGTCGGTGTCGTCGGCACGGGGGCGTCGGCGGTGCAGGTCGTCCCGCACCTGGCGCAGGTCGCCGAGGAGCTGGTCGTGTTCTGCCGGACACCTCCCTACGTCGTGCCGCGTGAGGACCGTGCCTACACCGCGGAAGAACGCTCCGCCCTGCTCGATCCCGATGTCGCGCGCGAGGTCCGCAACCGGTTGCTCACCGAGGCCGACGGCGCGTTCCGTCAGCGCCTCGGCCTCCATCCGGACATCGACGAGATCCGCGCCCGCGCACGCGATCACCTGCACGCACAGGTCGCCGATCCGGTGCTGCGCGAACAGCTCACACCCGATTACGAGATCGGTTGCAAGCGAATCCTTCTCAGCGACGATTTCTATCCCGCGCTACAGCGGTCCAACGTCGTCCTGGAGCCGAGTGCGTTGACGTCGGTCGCCGAGTCCAAGGCCACCGCACGCAGCGGCCACACCTATGACCTCGACGTCCTGGTGATGGCGACGGGATTCGAGTCCGCGCGTCCGCCGGCGGCGACGCGCATCGTCGGGCGTGCCGGTCGTCGATTGTCCGACCACTGGTCGTCGGGCATGACGTCCTACGCCTCGACCGTCGTCAGCGGCTACCCCAACATGTTCGTCCTCGACGGCCCGAACGCGGCCCTCGGCCACAACTCGGCGATCTACATGATCGAGACCCAGCTCGACTACGTGATCGGTGCACTGGACTTCATGGCCGACACCGCGGTCCGTGCCCTCGAGGTCTCACCGGAGGCCGAGGCCGCCTACACCCGTGAGATCGACGAACGCAGCGAGTCGACGGTCTGGCTGACCGGGTGTGACAGCTGGTACGTCGACCCCGACAGCGGGCGCTTGACGCTGCTGTGGCCGGGGACGGCGGCGTCGTTCCGAGAACGCAACGGCACCTTCGACCCGTCCCCGTATCTGGCGGTCGAACCGAGCGTGACCACCGATTCCGAACTCGCAGAGGGACAGTGA